From a region of the Triticum aestivum cultivar Chinese Spring chromosome 7D, IWGSC CS RefSeq v2.1, whole genome shotgun sequence genome:
- the LOC123168122 gene encoding uncharacterized protein isoform X2, producing MEGKRAPAAAAAAISAVLDDDDLLGEILLRLAFPTSLVRAALVCKRWLLHAAAPAFLRRFRGLHQPSLLGFYVVSTAIHPPRFVALPQPPELADVVRRGSFDLDSLGPDRFDLDCWNGLLLLSTFEMYPDRTMNPTRVRCPLYPARDTAILPTVPITSIHHDGFTYHDREILVSGSGGQCLSYFCLAIMDKEQQTVVDVYALQQVIS from the exons ATGGAAGGGAAGAGAGCGCCGGCGGCCGCCGCAGCAGCCATCTCGGCCGTGCTCGACGACGACGACCTCCTCGgtgagatcctcctccgcctcgccttccccaCCAGCCTCGTCCGCGCCGCGCTCGTCTGCAAGCGCTGGCTCctccacgccgccgcgcccgccttCCTCCGCCGCTTCCGCGGCCTCCACCAGcccagccttctcggcttctacgTCGTCAGCACAGCCATCCACCCCCCTCGGTTCGTGGCGCTCCCCCAGCCCCCTGAGCTCGCCGACGTCGTCCGCCGCGGTAGCTTCGATCTGGATTCCTTGGGCCCCGACAGGTTCGACCTGGATTGCTGgaacggcctcctcctcctctcaaccttcgAGATGTACCCGGACCGCACCATGAACCCAACAAGGGTGCGTTGTCCCCTCTACCCTGCGAGGGACACGGCCATCCTCCCAACAGTCCCCATTACCAGCATCCATCACGACGGCTTCACATACCACGATCGTGAGATCCTCGTCAGTGGGAGCGGCGGCCAGTGTCTGTCCTACTTCTGTTTGGCAATAATGGATAAAGAGCAGCAGACGGTTGTGGATGTGTACGCACTACAACAAG TTATAAGTTGA
- the LOC123168122 gene encoding uncharacterized protein isoform X1 gives MEGKRAPAAAAAAISAVLDDDDLLGEILLRLAFPTSLVRAALVCKRWLLHAAAPAFLRRFRGLHQPSLLGFYVVSTAIHPPRFVALPQPPELADVVRRGSFDLDSLGPDRFDLDCWNGLLLLSTFEMYPDRTMNPTRVRCPLYPARDTAILPTVPITSIHHDGFTYHDREILVSGSGGQCLSYFCLAIMDKEQQTVVDVYALQQGTWTIYSSSVTEIPRIGLLLPSTLIGDTNKIYNVAFVNNSYKLILLDLVSASLSLVNFPEEVKGLSFELSLTDDSQLHLIHVKGSQLRIWLHRMDSNGVSNWLLERTICLREICANYRIPTCMFKDGSDSAFTRMHAVGVNAEFVFLEMEDVLYLFDIKSKAAKQVYKMTPEDNILNSVIPFMMVWPPKFPAMKEMQDPTELP, from the exons ATGGAAGGGAAGAGAGCGCCGGCGGCCGCCGCAGCAGCCATCTCGGCCGTGCTCGACGACGACGACCTCCTCGgtgagatcctcctccgcctcgccttccccaCCAGCCTCGTCCGCGCCGCGCTCGTCTGCAAGCGCTGGCTCctccacgccgccgcgcccgccttCCTCCGCCGCTTCCGCGGCCTCCACCAGcccagccttctcggcttctacgTCGTCAGCACAGCCATCCACCCCCCTCGGTTCGTGGCGCTCCCCCAGCCCCCTGAGCTCGCCGACGTCGTCCGCCGCGGTAGCTTCGATCTGGATTCCTTGGGCCCCGACAGGTTCGACCTGGATTGCTGgaacggcctcctcctcctctcaaccttcgAGATGTACCCGGACCGCACCATGAACCCAACAAGGGTGCGTTGTCCCCTCTACCCTGCGAGGGACACGGCCATCCTCCCAACAGTCCCCATTACCAGCATCCATCACGACGGCTTCACATACCACGATCGTGAGATCCTCGTCAGTGGGAGCGGCGGCCAGTGTCTGTCCTACTTCTGTTTGGCAATAATGGATAAAGAGCAGCAGACGGTTGTGGATGTGTACGCACTACAACAAGGTACCTGGACCATCTACTCTTCCTCTGTAACTGAAATCCCTAGAATTGGACTGCTCTTGCCTTCTACTTTGATTGGTGACACTAATAAAATCTACAATGTGGCCTTTGTGAACAACAGTTATAAGTTGATCCTGCTAGACCTTGTGTCCGCATCTTTGTCATTAGTGAACTTTCCGGAAGAGGTTAAGGGCTTGAGCTTCGAGCTGTCACTCACGGATGATTCTCAGCTTCATCTGATCCATGTAAAAGGGTCTCAGCTTCGCATCTGGCTCCACAGAATGGATAGCAATGGCGTCTCCAACTGGTTGCTTGAGCGTACCATTTGTTTGCGTGAGATATGTGCTAACTATAGGATACCAACTTGCATGTTCAAGGATGGGAGTGATTCAGCATTTACCAGGATGCATGCGGTTGGGGTGAATGCCGAGTTTGTTTTCTTGGAGATGGAAGATGTCCTCTACCTGTTTGATATTAAGAGCAAGGCGGCAAAGCAGGTTTACAAGATGACGCCAGAGGATAACATTTTGAATAGTGTCATTCCTTTCATGATGGTTTGGCCTCCTAAATTCCCTGCGATGAAGGAGATGCAAGATCCAACAGAATTACCCT GA